The Salegentibacter mishustinae genome includes a window with the following:
- a CDS encoding SPFH domain-containing protein, producing the protein MLSYVFIPIIIVLFLVILFSGIFTVRQQKAAILERFGKFKSIKNSGLHLKIPIIDQIAGRINLKVQQLDVLVETKTKDNVFVKLKISVQFQVIRTNIYDAFYKLESPADQITSYVFDVVRAEVPKMILDDVFERKDDIAIAVNRELNESMQDYGYDIIKTLVTDIDPDEQVKHAMNRINSAEREKVAAEYEGEAERIRIVAKARAEAESKRLQGQGIADQRREIARGLEESVDVLNNVGINSQEASALIVVTQHYDTLQAIGEETNSNLILLPNSPQAGSDMLNNMVASFTASNQIGEAMRKKNEEIEQEKKNQDDSRRK; encoded by the coding sequence ATGCTTAGCTACGTCTTCATCCCAATCATTATTGTTTTATTTCTGGTGATTCTTTTCAGCGGAATTTTCACTGTTCGTCAACAAAAAGCGGCGATTTTAGAACGATTTGGAAAATTTAAAAGCATTAAAAATTCCGGACTTCACTTAAAGATTCCCATAATAGATCAAATTGCCGGTAGAATCAATTTAAAAGTACAACAGCTGGATGTTCTGGTAGAAACCAAAACCAAGGATAACGTGTTCGTTAAGCTGAAAATATCGGTGCAATTCCAGGTAATTAGAACTAATATCTACGATGCTTTCTATAAACTTGAAAGTCCGGCAGACCAGATCACTTCTTATGTTTTTGATGTTGTAAGGGCTGAAGTTCCAAAAATGATTCTCGATGATGTTTTTGAACGAAAAGACGATATAGCTATTGCCGTTAATCGTGAACTCAACGAATCTATGCAAGATTATGGCTATGACATCATTAAAACGCTTGTAACAGACATTGATCCAGATGAGCAGGTAAAACATGCTATGAACAGAATAAACTCAGCAGAACGTGAGAAAGTGGCCGCAGAATACGAAGGAGAAGCCGAAAGAATACGAATTGTTGCTAAAGCTCGCGCTGAAGCCGAAAGTAAGCGTTTACAGGGACAGGGAATTGCCGATCAAAGAAGGGAAATTGCCCGCGGACTTGAAGAAAGTGTTGATGTACTTAATAATGTGGGGATAAACTCCCAGGAAGCTTCGGCTTTAATTGTGGTAACGCAACATTATGACACTTTACAAGCCATTGGCGAGGAAACCAACAGTAATCTAATTTTATTACCGAATTCGCCCCAGGCCGGCAGCGATATGCTAAATAATATGGTGGCTTCCTTTACGGCTTCTAACCAGATTGGAGAAGCTATGCGTAAGAAAAACGAAGAAATTGAACAGGAGAAAAAGAATCAGGATGATTCGAGAAGGAAATAA
- a CDS encoding DUF6327 family protein, protein MKEYSSFKEIDRDLKILKLQTKIDQEEIKLNIERTKSALSPLSLAGSMVGSILQKAFILKAVTKLTGLRKVTAKVKG, encoded by the coding sequence ATGAAGGAATATAGTTCATTTAAAGAAATAGATAGGGATCTAAAAATCCTGAAACTTCAAACCAAAATAGACCAGGAGGAGATAAAATTGAATATAGAGCGCACAAAAAGCGCTTTATCTCCTTTATCTCTTGCAGGGAGTATGGTAGGATCAATTTTACAGAAAGCCTTTATTCTTAAAGCGGTAACAAAACTTACTGGTTTAAGAAAGGTAACTGCTAAAGTTAAAGGCTAA
- a CDS encoding YtxH domain-containing protein has protein sequence MANTGSTLLALITGAAIGAGVGLLYAPDSGEKTRKKLKDESKKAQDKLNKKYTETSSNLTEKAKQARVDFETRLEETLSSASHKADDILTAMETKLEELRKQNAKLQKEGDSGDKGKPNKAVV, from the coding sequence ATGGCAAATACAGGAAGTACACTATTAGCATTAATTACCGGAGCTGCAATTGGAGCAGGAGTAGGTTTATTATATGCTCCAGATAGCGGTGAAAAAACCCGTAAGAAATTAAAAGATGAGTCCAAAAAGGCTCAGGATAAATTGAATAAAAAATACACTGAAACTTCTTCTAATTTAACTGAAAAAGCTAAGCAAGCTCGTGTAGATTTTGAAACACGTCTAGAAGAAACACTTTCTTCAGCCAGCCATAAGGCAGATGATATTCTTACTGCAATGGAAACGAAATTGGAAGAGCTTAGAAAGCAGAACGCCAAACTACAAAAAGAAGGCGATAGCGGAGATAAAGGTAAACCTAACAAAGCAGTAGTATAG
- a CDS encoding phage holin family protein, with protein sequence MAFEKLSRSIDELNYNLKAFAHSNTEYYKLQFFKSAMKGAIGLVQGLLLGIFFIFALILISVALAIVISEAIGTPSSGYFIVGGFYFLLFLLVLIFGKKPIEKLLLVKVSRKFFND encoded by the coding sequence ATGGCATTTGAAAAATTATCCAGGAGTATTGATGAGTTAAATTATAATTTAAAGGCATTTGCTCACAGCAATACCGAATATTATAAGCTTCAATTCTTTAAATCTGCTATGAAGGGGGCCATTGGTCTCGTTCAGGGTTTATTGTTGGGTATATTTTTCATTTTTGCTTTAATATTGATCTCTGTAGCCCTGGCTATTGTAATTAGCGAGGCTATAGGTACACCGTCTTCTGGTTACTTTATTGTTGGTGGATTCTATTTTTTACTATTCCTCCTTGTTCTAATTTTCGGAAAAAAACCGATTGAAAAATTACTTTTGGTAAAAGTTTCAAGAAAATTTTTTAACGACTAA